One Cyprinus carpio isolate SPL01 chromosome B25, ASM1834038v1, whole genome shotgun sequence genomic region harbors:
- the LOC109046249 gene encoding endophilin-A3-like isoform X4, producing the protein MSVAGLKKQFHKASQLLKEKINGVEGTKLDEEFLNMERKTDITHKLILDLVPKTIGYLQPNPAYRAKLSMLSTVSKIRGQVRSVGYPQAEGILGDCMLRYGNELGAQSGFGFALLEMGEALKQVAQAKDCMDVRVKRTFIDPLQSLQHKELKEIAYHLRKLEGRRLDFDYKKRRKGKIADSEIKKAFEKFEESKDLAERSMFNLLERDVQRMQHLSGLLEAVMDYHRQSHQILENLRSSLQSRITDASNQPKRKFASKSVASTVCYTDIYGFSTCSSGQSSDAPVVVHPPNKVTIKAQMSDKPTSNNDNGPPLDQPCCQALYSFQPENKGELGFKEGDIIILTSQIDENWCEGMIRGEAGLFPMNFVKVLVPLPQ; encoded by the exons atgtcagtggccGGACTGAAGAAACAGTTTCACAAAGCGAGTCAG TTGCTAAAGGAAAAGATCAATGGAGTTGAGGGAACAAAACTGGATGAGGAATTCCTCAACATGGAGCGG aaaactGATATTACCCACAAACTGATTCTCGACCTTGTTCCAAAAACTATAGGATATCTTCAGCCAAACCCag CATACAGAGCAAAGCTCAGCATGCTCAGTACAGTGTCCAAAATCCGTGGGCAGGTGAGGTCTGTGGGATATCCTCAGGCAGAGGGCATTCTGGGCGACTGCATGCTGCGCTATGGCAATGAGCTTGGAGCTCAGTCTGGTTTTG GTTTTGCTCTGCTTGAAATGGGAGAGGCGCTGAAGCAAGTAGCCCAGGCAAAAGACTGCATGGATGTCCGAGTGAAACGAACCTTCATTGATCCTCTGCAGTCCCTGCAGCACAAAGAGCTGAAGGAAATTGCG TATCATCTGAGAAAACTTGAAGGTCGCCGTCTAGATTTTGATTACAAGAAAAGGCGTAAAGGCAAGATTGCAGACTCTGAAATTAAGAAAGCATTCGAAAAGTTTGAAGAATCAAAAGACCTGGCTGAGAGAAGCATGTTTAATCTCCTAGAGAGAGAT gtACAACGGATGCAACACCTCTCAGGTCTTTTAGAGGCAGTAATGGACTACCACCGCCAGTCACACCAGATTCTAGAAAATCTCAGGAGTAGTTTGCAGAGCAG GATAACAGACGCAAGCAATCAACCCAAAAGGAAATTTGCATCTAAATCAGTTGCCAGCACAGTGTGCTACACGGATATTTATGGATTTTCCACATGCTCATCCGGTCAGTCATCAG ATGCACCAGTTGTTGTTCACCCTCCTAACAAAGTCACCATTAAAGCTCAAATGTCAGACAAGCCAACCAgcaaca ATGATAACGGCCCCCCTTTGGACCAGCCTTGTTGTCAGGCACTTTACAGTTTCCAGCCAGAAAACAAGGGCGAGCTGGGCTTTAAGGAGGGCGACATCATCATTTTGACCAGCCAGATCGATGAGAACTGGTGTGAGGGAATGATCAGAGGGGAGGCTGGCTTATTTCCCATGAACTTCGTCAAAGTCCTTGTACCTCTGCCACAGTGA
- the LOC109046249 gene encoding endophilin-A3-like isoform X5, with amino-acid sequence MSVAGLKKQFHKASQLLKEKINGVEGTKLDEEFLNMERKTDITHKLILDLVPKTIGYLQPNPAYRAKLSMLSTVSKIRGQVRSVGYPQAEGILGDCMLRYGNELGAQSGFGFALLEMGEALKQVAQAKDCMDVRVKRTFIDPLQSLQHKELKEIAYHLRKLEGRRLDFDYKKRRKGKIADSEIKKAFEKFEESKDLAERSMFNLLERDVQRMQHLSGLLEAVMDYHRQSHQILENLRSSLQSRITDASNQPKRKFASKSVASTVCYTDIYGFSTCSSDAPVVVHPPNKVTIKAQMSDKPTSNNDNGPPLDQPCCQALYSFQPENKGELGFKEGDIIILTSQIDENWCEGMIRGEAGLFPMNFVKVLVPLPQ; translated from the exons atgtcagtggccGGACTGAAGAAACAGTTTCACAAAGCGAGTCAG TTGCTAAAGGAAAAGATCAATGGAGTTGAGGGAACAAAACTGGATGAGGAATTCCTCAACATGGAGCGG aaaactGATATTACCCACAAACTGATTCTCGACCTTGTTCCAAAAACTATAGGATATCTTCAGCCAAACCCag CATACAGAGCAAAGCTCAGCATGCTCAGTACAGTGTCCAAAATCCGTGGGCAGGTGAGGTCTGTGGGATATCCTCAGGCAGAGGGCATTCTGGGCGACTGCATGCTGCGCTATGGCAATGAGCTTGGAGCTCAGTCTGGTTTTG GTTTTGCTCTGCTTGAAATGGGAGAGGCGCTGAAGCAAGTAGCCCAGGCAAAAGACTGCATGGATGTCCGAGTGAAACGAACCTTCATTGATCCTCTGCAGTCCCTGCAGCACAAAGAGCTGAAGGAAATTGCG TATCATCTGAGAAAACTTGAAGGTCGCCGTCTAGATTTTGATTACAAGAAAAGGCGTAAAGGCAAGATTGCAGACTCTGAAATTAAGAAAGCATTCGAAAAGTTTGAAGAATCAAAAGACCTGGCTGAGAGAAGCATGTTTAATCTCCTAGAGAGAGAT gtACAACGGATGCAACACCTCTCAGGTCTTTTAGAGGCAGTAATGGACTACCACCGCCAGTCACACCAGATTCTAGAAAATCTCAGGAGTAGTTTGCAGAGCAG GATAACAGACGCAAGCAATCAACCCAAAAGGAAATTTGCATCTAAATCAGTTGCCAGCACAGTGTGCTACACGGATATTTATGGATTTTCCACATGCTCATCCG ATGCACCAGTTGTTGTTCACCCTCCTAACAAAGTCACCATTAAAGCTCAAATGTCAGACAAGCCAACCAgcaaca ATGATAACGGCCCCCCTTTGGACCAGCCTTGTTGTCAGGCACTTTACAGTTTCCAGCCAGAAAACAAGGGCGAGCTGGGCTTTAAGGAGGGCGACATCATCATTTTGACCAGCCAGATCGATGAGAACTGGTGTGAGGGAATGATCAGAGGGGAGGCTGGCTTATTTCCCATGAACTTCGTCAAAGTCCTTGTACCTCTGCCACAGTGA
- the LOC109046249 gene encoding endophilin-A3-like isoform X2, protein MSVAGLKKQFHKASQLLKEKINGVEGTKLDEEFLNMERKTDITHKLILDLVPKTIGYLQPNPAYRAKLSMLSTVSKIRGQVRSVGYPQAEGILGDCMLRYGNELGAQSGFGFALLEMGEALKQVAQAKDCMDVRVKRTFIDPLQSLQHKELKEIAYHLRKLEGRRLDFDYKKRRKGKIADSEIKKAFEKFEESKDLAERSMFNLLERDVQRMQHLSGLLEAVMDYHRQSHQILENLRSSLQSRITDASNQPKRKFASKSVASTVCYTDIYGFSTCSSDTEVTEALSEKYAPVVVHPPNKVTIKAQMSDKPTSNNDNGPPLDQPCCQALYSFQPENKGELGFKEGDIIILTSQIDENWCEGMIRGEAGLFPMNFVKVLVPLPQ, encoded by the exons atgtcagtggccGGACTGAAGAAACAGTTTCACAAAGCGAGTCAG TTGCTAAAGGAAAAGATCAATGGAGTTGAGGGAACAAAACTGGATGAGGAATTCCTCAACATGGAGCGG aaaactGATATTACCCACAAACTGATTCTCGACCTTGTTCCAAAAACTATAGGATATCTTCAGCCAAACCCag CATACAGAGCAAAGCTCAGCATGCTCAGTACAGTGTCCAAAATCCGTGGGCAGGTGAGGTCTGTGGGATATCCTCAGGCAGAGGGCATTCTGGGCGACTGCATGCTGCGCTATGGCAATGAGCTTGGAGCTCAGTCTGGTTTTG GTTTTGCTCTGCTTGAAATGGGAGAGGCGCTGAAGCAAGTAGCCCAGGCAAAAGACTGCATGGATGTCCGAGTGAAACGAACCTTCATTGATCCTCTGCAGTCCCTGCAGCACAAAGAGCTGAAGGAAATTGCG TATCATCTGAGAAAACTTGAAGGTCGCCGTCTAGATTTTGATTACAAGAAAAGGCGTAAAGGCAAGATTGCAGACTCTGAAATTAAGAAAGCATTCGAAAAGTTTGAAGAATCAAAAGACCTGGCTGAGAGAAGCATGTTTAATCTCCTAGAGAGAGAT gtACAACGGATGCAACACCTCTCAGGTCTTTTAGAGGCAGTAATGGACTACCACCGCCAGTCACACCAGATTCTAGAAAATCTCAGGAGTAGTTTGCAGAGCAG GATAACAGACGCAAGCAATCAACCCAAAAGGAAATTTGCATCTAAATCAGTTGCCAGCACAGTGTGCTACACGGATATTTATGGATTTTCCACATGCTCATCCG ATACTGAGGTTACTGAAGCTTTGAGTGAAAAAT ATGCACCAGTTGTTGTTCACCCTCCTAACAAAGTCACCATTAAAGCTCAAATGTCAGACAAGCCAACCAgcaaca ATGATAACGGCCCCCCTTTGGACCAGCCTTGTTGTCAGGCACTTTACAGTTTCCAGCCAGAAAACAAGGGCGAGCTGGGCTTTAAGGAGGGCGACATCATCATTTTGACCAGCCAGATCGATGAGAACTGGTGTGAGGGAATGATCAGAGGGGAGGCTGGCTTATTTCCCATGAACTTCGTCAAAGTCCTTGTACCTCTGCCACAGTGA
- the LOC109060819 gene encoding glutaminase liver isoform, mitochondrial-like, translated as MENSLSQEAEENPYLCFQRTPSLRRKWRKRYGGLDGNKLLEPNKEGDTRENGEMTDALTNRSADSVKFTASKETKAAGNIPQPVPRNTFPSQRPVNYVSPGSTGMPSFISNGGTKRTVPEQDKLHASQAWQHLGRPETHQGHFKKKVAADVLFDSFASGGRVNCNQFFEALWSSGIIRTDPRIKDCYSLMRKLQEADGTVDRSTFHRCVTGFVSFILKALQGRFVIPDFSTFTEETQKLFIKCKQLSSVKEKEDVRESATKWGISVCTVDGQRLSLGDWAEPCILGEISWPLIYGLAVDQQGSDYVHRFVGMEEYCKYESPFTLTKQGVPHSPLVETGAIICTSLLQLATRPVTDEEEKYESVLNIIRRLCNKEHANLNCTSYQNLRKDIIHLHALSFYLQEKKCFPEGVGINSTLDLLLQCLSTEVTCESGAALAATLANGGLCPLSGDQVMSPHAVRSMLSMMQVAGMNDYSRMFHFKTSVPAKSSQSGAVLIVVPGVLGLMCWSPGLDCNGNSWRGVHFCEELVSTFQLHSFDIRTPFRQVLCYRQWKVESEGYQIMNVLLAAYRGDIVSLRRYLLSGADVNAVDYDGRSALHVAASEGRLDVIKFLVENAGANCRLKDRWGNTALQEAMRCNQDPAIQFLKKYIDYEESL; from the exons AGAATGGAGAGATGACAGATGCCCTCACCAACAGGAGCGCAGACTCTGTGAAGTTTACTGCGTCTAAG GAAACAAAAGCTGCAGGGAACATTCCACAACCTGTGCCAAGAAATACCTTTCCATCACAGAGGCCCGTCAATTACGTCTCTCCAGGCTCTACAG GCATGCCATCTTTTATAAGCAATGGAGGCACAAAACGGACAGTACCAGAGCAGGACAAACTTCATGCCAGCCAAGCATGGCAACACTTGGGCCGACCAGAGACACATCAAggtcattttaagaaaaaagt gGCTGCTGATGTGCTCTTTGATAGTTTTGCCTCTGGGGGAAGAGTCAACTGCAATCAGTTTTTTGAG gcCCTGTGGAGCTCAGGAATCATCCGAACAGACCCACGGATTAAAGACTGCTACAGCCTGATGCGGAAATTACAGGAAGCAGACGGAACTGTTGACAGGAGCACTTTTCACAG GTGCGTGACTGGCTTTGTGTCTTTCATCCTGAAGGCACTGCAGGGAAGATTTGTCATTCCAGATTTCTCTACATTCACAGAGGAAACACAAAAGCTGTTTATTAAATGCAAGCAACTCTCCTCTGTGAAG GAGAAAGAAGATGTAAGAGAGAGCGCCACAAAATGGGGCATTTCAGTTTGTACCGTGGATGGACAGAG ACTTTCCTTAGGAGACTGGGCTGAACCTTGCATTCTGGGAGAGATTTCTTGGCCTCTCATATACGGACTAGCAGTGGACCAGCAAGGATCCGACTATGTGCACAGATTTGTAGGGATGGAGGAATATTGCAAATATGAGTCTCCATTTACCCTGACCAAGCAAG GTGTGCCTCATAGTCCTCTGGTTGAGACAGGAGCCATTATCTGCACTTCTTTATTACAG CTGGCAACCAGACCAGTCACCGATGAAGAAGAAAAGTATGAGTCT GTTTTGAATATCATCAGAAGACTGTGCAACAAGGAGCACGCAAACCTAAACTGCACCAG TTATCAAAACCTGCGAAAAGACATCATCCATCTCCACGCGCTTTCATTTTACTTACAAGAGAAGAAA TGCTTCCCAGAAGGTGTTGGGATCAATTCTACACTGGATTTACTGTTACAG TGTTTATCGACAGAAGTCACCTGCGAGTCTGGCGCTGCACTGGCAGCAACCCTAGCTAATGGGGGACTGTGCCCCCTGTCAGGTGACCAAGTGATGTCACCCCACGCCGTCCGCAGCATGCTTTCCATGATGCAGGTGGCTGGAATGAATGATTATTCCAGAATGTTTCATTTCAAG ACATCTGTGCCTGCTAAGTCCAGTCAGTCTGGAGCTGTGTTGATCGTGGTTCCTGGAGTTCTGGGACTCATGTGCTGGTCTCCTGGACTGGACTGCAATGGAAATTCATGGAGGGGTGTCCATTTCTGTGAG GAGCTGGTTTCAACCTTCCAGCTGCACAGTTTTGACATCAGGACTCCATTCAGACAGGTGCTGTGTTACAGACAGTGGAAAGTGGAGTCAGAG GGATACCAAATTATGAATGTACTTTTGGCTGCTTACAGAGGGGACATAGTGTCTCTGCGCAG GTACCTTCTGTCAGGAGCAGATGTGAATGCTGTGGATTATGACGGACGGTCAGCGCTGCACGTCGCAGCCTCTGAGGGCCGTCTGGACGTCATCAAGTTCCTGGTGGAGAATGCAGGGGCAAACTGCAGACTCAAGGACAG GTGGGGAAACACGGCCTTACAGGAGGCCATGAGATGCAATCAAGACCCTGCCATCCAGTTCCTGAAGAAATACATAGATTATGAAGAGAGTTTATGA
- the LOC109046249 gene encoding endophilin-A3-like isoform X3: MCKCFVPVYQLLKEKINGVEGTKLDEEFLNMERKTDITHKLILDLVPKTIGYLQPNPAYRAKLSMLSTVSKIRGQVRSVGYPQAEGILGDCMLRYGNELGAQSGFGFALLEMGEALKQVAQAKDCMDVRVKRTFIDPLQSLQHKELKEIAYHLRKLEGRRLDFDYKKRRKGKIADSEIKKAFEKFEESKDLAERSMFNLLERDVQRMQHLSGLLEAVMDYHRQSHQILENLRSSLQSRITDASNQPKRKFASKSVASTVCYTDIYGFSTCSSGQSSDTEVTEALSEKYAPVVVHPPNKVTIKAQMSDKPTSNNDNGPPLDQPCCQALYSFQPENKGELGFKEGDIIILTSQIDENWCEGMIRGEAGLFPMNFVKVLVPLPQ, from the exons atgtgtaaatgttttgttCCTGTTTATCAG TTGCTAAAGGAAAAGATCAATGGAGTTGAGGGAACAAAACTGGATGAGGAATTCCTCAACATGGAGCGG aaaactGATATTACCCACAAACTGATTCTCGACCTTGTTCCAAAAACTATAGGATATCTTCAGCCAAACCCag CATACAGAGCAAAGCTCAGCATGCTCAGTACAGTGTCCAAAATCCGTGGGCAGGTGAGGTCTGTGGGATATCCTCAGGCAGAGGGCATTCTGGGCGACTGCATGCTGCGCTATGGCAATGAGCTTGGAGCTCAGTCTGGTTTTG GTTTTGCTCTGCTTGAAATGGGAGAGGCGCTGAAGCAAGTAGCCCAGGCAAAAGACTGCATGGATGTCCGAGTGAAACGAACCTTCATTGATCCTCTGCAGTCCCTGCAGCACAAAGAGCTGAAGGAAATTGCG TATCATCTGAGAAAACTTGAAGGTCGCCGTCTAGATTTTGATTACAAGAAAAGGCGTAAAGGCAAGATTGCAGACTCTGAAATTAAGAAAGCATTCGAAAAGTTTGAAGAATCAAAAGACCTGGCTGAGAGAAGCATGTTTAATCTCCTAGAGAGAGAT gtACAACGGATGCAACACCTCTCAGGTCTTTTAGAGGCAGTAATGGACTACCACCGCCAGTCACACCAGATTCTAGAAAATCTCAGGAGTAGTTTGCAGAGCAG GATAACAGACGCAAGCAATCAACCCAAAAGGAAATTTGCATCTAAATCAGTTGCCAGCACAGTGTGCTACACGGATATTTATGGATTTTCCACATGCTCATCCGGTCAGTCATCAG ATACTGAGGTTACTGAAGCTTTGAGTGAAAAAT ATGCACCAGTTGTTGTTCACCCTCCTAACAAAGTCACCATTAAAGCTCAAATGTCAGACAAGCCAACCAgcaaca ATGATAACGGCCCCCCTTTGGACCAGCCTTGTTGTCAGGCACTTTACAGTTTCCAGCCAGAAAACAAGGGCGAGCTGGGCTTTAAGGAGGGCGACATCATCATTTTGACCAGCCAGATCGATGAGAACTGGTGTGAGGGAATGATCAGAGGGGAGGCTGGCTTATTTCCCATGAACTTCGTCAAAGTCCTTGTACCTCTGCCACAGTGA
- the LOC109046249 gene encoding endophilin-A3-like isoform X1 has translation MSVAGLKKQFHKASQLLKEKINGVEGTKLDEEFLNMERKTDITHKLILDLVPKTIGYLQPNPAYRAKLSMLSTVSKIRGQVRSVGYPQAEGILGDCMLRYGNELGAQSGFGFALLEMGEALKQVAQAKDCMDVRVKRTFIDPLQSLQHKELKEIAYHLRKLEGRRLDFDYKKRRKGKIADSEIKKAFEKFEESKDLAERSMFNLLERDVQRMQHLSGLLEAVMDYHRQSHQILENLRSSLQSRITDASNQPKRKFASKSVASTVCYTDIYGFSTCSSGQSSDTEVTEALSEKYAPVVVHPPNKVTIKAQMSDKPTSNNDNGPPLDQPCCQALYSFQPENKGELGFKEGDIIILTSQIDENWCEGMIRGEAGLFPMNFVKVLVPLPQ, from the exons atgtcagtggccGGACTGAAGAAACAGTTTCACAAAGCGAGTCAG TTGCTAAAGGAAAAGATCAATGGAGTTGAGGGAACAAAACTGGATGAGGAATTCCTCAACATGGAGCGG aaaactGATATTACCCACAAACTGATTCTCGACCTTGTTCCAAAAACTATAGGATATCTTCAGCCAAACCCag CATACAGAGCAAAGCTCAGCATGCTCAGTACAGTGTCCAAAATCCGTGGGCAGGTGAGGTCTGTGGGATATCCTCAGGCAGAGGGCATTCTGGGCGACTGCATGCTGCGCTATGGCAATGAGCTTGGAGCTCAGTCTGGTTTTG GTTTTGCTCTGCTTGAAATGGGAGAGGCGCTGAAGCAAGTAGCCCAGGCAAAAGACTGCATGGATGTCCGAGTGAAACGAACCTTCATTGATCCTCTGCAGTCCCTGCAGCACAAAGAGCTGAAGGAAATTGCG TATCATCTGAGAAAACTTGAAGGTCGCCGTCTAGATTTTGATTACAAGAAAAGGCGTAAAGGCAAGATTGCAGACTCTGAAATTAAGAAAGCATTCGAAAAGTTTGAAGAATCAAAAGACCTGGCTGAGAGAAGCATGTTTAATCTCCTAGAGAGAGAT gtACAACGGATGCAACACCTCTCAGGTCTTTTAGAGGCAGTAATGGACTACCACCGCCAGTCACACCAGATTCTAGAAAATCTCAGGAGTAGTTTGCAGAGCAG GATAACAGACGCAAGCAATCAACCCAAAAGGAAATTTGCATCTAAATCAGTTGCCAGCACAGTGTGCTACACGGATATTTATGGATTTTCCACATGCTCATCCGGTCAGTCATCAG ATACTGAGGTTACTGAAGCTTTGAGTGAAAAAT ATGCACCAGTTGTTGTTCACCCTCCTAACAAAGTCACCATTAAAGCTCAAATGTCAGACAAGCCAACCAgcaaca ATGATAACGGCCCCCCTTTGGACCAGCCTTGTTGTCAGGCACTTTACAGTTTCCAGCCAGAAAACAAGGGCGAGCTGGGCTTTAAGGAGGGCGACATCATCATTTTGACCAGCCAGATCGATGAGAACTGGTGTGAGGGAATGATCAGAGGGGAGGCTGGCTTATTTCCCATGAACTTCGTCAAAGTCCTTGTACCTCTGCCACAGTGA